The following is a genomic window from Phaseolus vulgaris cultivar G19833 chromosome 6, P. vulgaris v2.0, whole genome shotgun sequence.
TTAGGACATAAGACAATAAAAGCATGAAGTAATAAAAATTTCAGAGTGAATGAAAGGGAATGAGAAAGTACCTAACTTTTTCACTGACAAAGAACTGGTTGGAGCAGGAACCAAGCAAAATATAGGCCAGACAAGAGGTTATTGCTTCGCACAATTATGTTTGAATTCGGTTGACCTAACCTAGCTTTTATTGGGTCAATCATGAGGCACCATTTTCCACCTTTGATGCCTTCAATTCAAACAAAAATCACTGTTGgtgaaaattttaaactaattaGAACAAAAGTTAACAGATTTATCATATTGGGATTAGATAACAAACAATTTACACTGTCAGTGCATATCCTGTTAAGCAAAATTAGTGTAAGATTTATTAAATTGGAGATAAAAACCAATAAATCAAAAAGCTAAACCTACTATTTaatgagaagcacatgaatgttatcaaataaaaaacattgAAAATAATGTATTAAACAACAAAACTGTTCTATGTTTGGTACATAAAGAAAACTTCATCTGAAATTATTTTTGAACTTTGCATCATGCAGTGTGTTGAGGAGCTCACACTTGATGGACAAATGCAGAAGTTCACTAGAGCTTTTCTTTGCCATATGGTTTGTGATGGGCAATGTTTGGGCCTTTGACTCACGTTTAGGGTCATTCCAACAAGCTCCTAAACTGCAGGTGTTATGCATGATCCTACTTGGCTGGAATGCAATATGCTACTCTTTCCCTTTTCTTCTGTTTTTGCTGTTGTGTTGTTGTGTGCCATTGATGAGCACCCTCCTTGGATACAACATGAGCATGGGCTCCTCTGCTAGAGGGGCATCAGATGATCAAATCTCAGAAATCCCAAGTTGGAGATACAAAGGTGCTCACACCAACTTGGACTTTGCCAATGACTCTCAAACCACTCAAAGATTGATCAATGATGATCCAGTAAGTGACATTATCATCATAGAGAATTTGCAACATTTTGATTTTGACTTTGATATTTCATATTGAACTGATATTGTGGTGTTGGCTGAATCCACAGGAATGCTGCATTTGCTTGGCCAAGTacaaagacaaagaagaagtGAGGCAATTACCTTGTTCCCATTTGTTCCACCTAAAATGTGTGGATCAATGGCTAAGAATCATATCATGTTGCCCCCTTTGTAAACAAGGATTACAAAGGTAGCCATCATACACAACACTCAAGAACATTGATTTCGATATATGTTTccaattattttgtatttttttcctctttggttACATGAGTGAGTTTGTACATGTACAGAAGAGGTCACCAGTAACCAAAACACTACACAGAATACTTGATTCTTAGGAGTGAATCAATCCCCTTACTTTTCAAATTACTCCATTGTTTCTACAAGCTTTTCCTCCCTTGTTATCATGTCATCTAAATCTTATTGTAAGGTGTATTGAATAATgaagtaaatatttatatttgctcctaatattttgtataataaacttatttagagtacactttttttttattttttactttaatcaTATTATTAGTACCAAATGTTTATCAGTTTTCTCAACTACTAATTATTCCTAAAAATTTAATTGACCATTTTTAATGTTGtcttgtttttaatatttagaacATTACTCATGGATACCGAATCTAGTATCACTCaaaattagtgttttttttttaaaatttaaatgccactttttctcatttgagtttaattttagtaattaagaaacttgtaaaaaaaaaaattaagttgggAAAAATAGTCCTTGCATATGTAGGGATCCTACATCAAAACTAAATTACCATTTTCAATGTTGGGTTGAAATAGATTTTGCACCATTAATGAACTCAACTCAAGTGATTTCATTGCATGTGTAACATGTAAAATCTTGAACAATTTAAAAACATGTTTGGGTAGGTTGGTACTACAATTTATTGGTTATAATGTTATATGAGTTTGATTTCACACTGGGATAAGGTTTTGTTGTACATGAGTTTGATCAACATTTGAGACTACATGttcacacacacaaaaaaataattagaatcTATTtggaataaaaacataaaatgaaacttttttttatcctgGCATCTAATTATGAATTTTTActgtataattaaaattaatatttttttgtttgaaagttgctttaaaaattatatttacagtgcctttaaataaaatgataatgtAAAAAAACTGACATTGATAGTATAccataattaaactttaaacaaagtgctttcattattttaaacGAGTAATCAATCATATgtgttaattttaaaaaaaaaaatcgtaaaaagataacttttttattaGAAGTTAAAATCTACATCATGATAATGAGTACGATTTTGAgagtttataatattatattttttatttaaaatgaaaagcTGATACGTGTAATTTGAGAGGTGAAGTAATAAACTTACCTtttttaacacttttttttgctatgctttaatatatatatagttttaaaaattaaataagagtTTATATCTGTTAacatttcttttaatttgtattcAATCTTTATTTTTCAACAAATTGTGTTGAAATGGTTGatagtttaaaatttttgaaatcaATTTCAAGAAtctatttattgaaaaaaatgtgtGAAATTGATTCTATGGTATCCTCTTGattgatttaattattaaaaatattaataaatttatttttaattataaaaattatgtaaaatgaattcaaaatatatattaactttACCTTGACAGGTAATCCCACATATTTCTTAGTTTTTAGTAAAATCCTTAAATTCACattgattattaaaaaaaacgtaactatcaagaaaaaaatgattttaaaaattaatttattagtctttaaaatgataaaattaaatactaattcaagaatttaataataataaataattaaaaccaTAAACAatgttaaataccaatttaattttgtttcagaaatcaatttatttaccattatataaaaattaatttagtgagcaaacataaaaaatcaatttaacaattaattatatagaaattaatttaatgataaaTATAGAAGCTAATAATTTACTAGTTAATTGCATTGAAACAAATTTAACCACTAAATGTATACAAACTCCTTTAGtaatcaaatttataaatatcaaaaGATGGTCACGGTATTGAAATCtaaataatgataatttattttaaaatattctactttcttaattatttatttaatttttcatattttatatttatttctaaatttaatttcaataattttaaattaatactaTGTTGTATCACAAATTCAAACTCTTCCCATTATGGAAAGGATGATGATTTCGGTATTTAGATAAATGAAATCatatgaaaaaacaaaattggaCATCAAATTATAAGGAAAAGATAAATTCTTAACATTTAAGTTAGGTAATTCCACAAGAGAACAACAACAAGCAAAACAAGCAATGATTAAAACGTTGATGAATCTCAAAGTATGAAACTagtaagaaagaaaaacattgaGAAATAATATAACTTTAAGCAATAAAACAGTAACAAAGATAACATTacaagaaagaaagaatagtAAAAGGGTGAGATATTAAAACCTACTCCATTGAAGAAGCTTCATGCAAATTTCAAATACAGGTAGAACACATATTCTAGGTTTAGATGTGTTCTGTTAGTTATTAGATATTGAtatgtaattaaatattaatttaaaacataatttaaaaatttagaaattattttttgatattaataacttttttagtatttattttagttaatatagtaaataattatttttttaaattgatttttatttaattatattttcaattttatactTTTTGAAGTAATGCAAAGCTAAACAATTTTAGATGAAACACTGATTAAGTTAAATAACACAAATCTTATAACAAACCAGAtaacaaaattagaaaattgagtcataatatttaaattcattttttttataaaatataaaaatgaaaaaaaacaatatatataaaaattgatatCTGAAACTTGTAtgcttttaatattttagaacTTTATAAAGAATGTTTTCAAGTATTAACTTACCCTCAATATTTACAAAagatatgaaaatatatatttttataattaagtgaagaaaatgtcataatttttttaaaaaaaaagaaaaaaaaatatctttccccttatattattaaaaaggaGCTAATTTTCAgcactaattttatttatttatttattttaatgtaaaatgaatatttaataACCTAATTAGAACTAAAATTTGCACATTAAACATTTCACACTTTATTTCCTTTTTACATAGGAGTATAGAATTAAAATGTGTGCACATTAAACTCTCCCACAAACAAAGTGTCAAATCACTTGTCATAATTCACACTTTATTTAGTACAACACAACAATGAAAtgcttaaaataaattaaaaatcataaaaatgttGGAAAACACATTTTGGGGTTAATTCAGGTAAAATAGTTAAAAGAAGTTACCAATGGTGATGAAATGACACCCTAATAAaggaaatttatttttaactgaATCTTTGTGCCTCATTTTTGTAGAAAAAAAGGTAACAACTTGCAGTTATAGACTGTTGATTTAGTTAAAAAAACCacaaatttgtaataaaaatgGTTGATTTGATAAAAACCACATATTTGTAATAACAAAATTAAGGTAGTGAACAACATTCCCAATGATTTAGGCTTACTCAGGGTTTTTTTTAATGGAATTTTcactattttttcttttgtggGAAGTGTAGCAATTGAAAATATCACCTTCTTCTCTTTTACTCTTCCTGCTCATAATTCAAAGAACATTGAGAAGCTGGTTATTGTTCATTCAAGCTTTTTGCATGCTATATCCCACAAACACAGGTAAGTATTGTAATATTCTTTTGCTTTTAAGAACAACCATGTTTGTTCCTATAATCATGTTGATTAAACATGAAattctttctttatatatacatatttatttattgtgtgTGATTCTTTGTTTTGTGACATGATACATGAGCTTCCATATCAAACCATTTTCATATTTTCCATCTTCATCACTTGATGTTTTATGAGACTTTTACCTTTTCAAACTTCTTTAAATCAATACTAAACTTTTCTTTAATTAACGTTGAACATTATCGAATATTAGCAAAACTTCTATCAACTAAAAacttctcttaattttttttctttgttctaATTCaggtatatttaaaataatgaattgaTCATGTTTGTATCAATAAACGTCTCCTCATAATACAAgactattaataaaaacaaattacttttatcaagccactacaagaaaatcaatcataaaataaaaaccaattttagagacaaaaaataattagttgttatagtaattaaattagagactattttagaaactaaaaaaaatggtttctaaattagtttatattattgttaaatattttctaaattggtatctaattagcttccaagattttaactaccaattatttagattataaatttggtagcaaaagataccaatttaaaaaccatttaacaataatagaaactaatttagagaccaaatttttgttagtttctaaaatggtttctaatttagtcactatagcaactaattatttgttgtctctaaaattagtttctatttcatgattgtcttgtattgagtattgttatgatataaaaaatagaacaaaataagagtaaatgaagaaaaatagaAATGAAATTGATTTAATGTGTAATTTGTTTTGTTAATAGGAAAAAGGTTGTGATAGGAGAAAAATGGAACCAAAGGTTGACCAAAAGCCACCAAAGATCATGGTAAGTAAACTTCCAGAATTGGACGTGGAAATCCTAAAGAAGAACTCACACATGCTTGTGTCACCAACAACATCTGAAACCTTAAATAGAAAAAGATCACCTGGGAGGATGAATTGTCTATGCTCACCCACCACACATGTTGGTTCCTTTAGATGTCGCCACCATCGATCTTCCGACATGCGTCGTGGAAAATCGATTGGTTCCAACCTCGCTGAATTGGGTTCTAAAGCTGGTCCAATCAGTGACTCACTCCAAGCTCAATAGCTATTATGCATAGGACTTTCATCTTTCTAAGTGTAAAACCTTTTTACACATACATCCATACATTTACACAAACAACCATCACTCCTATAAACTTTCCCAATCATATCAAAACTTACTTCTACTTCATCTTCAATTTCTCTCTCTACTCATTTCAAAACTCATAATTCAATCATGGTAACACCTAactctttatatttttatcaactTATATCTTCATTATATATGTAATACTAGATGATGTACAAAATTCATAacatacaaatataaaaaaataaaatattagaattCATTGAGAGGTACTTATGTTATTAAAATCGTATTTGTCCTGTCCTCACACAaacctttataaaaaaaaattgagaatggAAAgtcttcaaaaatatttaacaaaatataGTAACTTACAATATTTGGAAGctacaaaattaatataatttttttattaagaaattattttaaaaattaataactttcCTTTAGTGTGATGAAGATGTTTTATTTCTTCTAGAATTTAAAAGGATTATAATATGTTAACAACTTTCAAtatctgataaaaaaaactttcataatgtttaataattacgtatattattattttattataaattttatttttaaaagggtTATCAAATTGTTGTTTAAAGAAAAGTGTGTGgcaattatttttcattttaaaattgagAATGTTAATTTTTCTGGTTTagttaatgttttaaaaaataacattcatGGTTAAGTgcgtttttaaattttagatttttcacACGATTGTTTATGCCAAGAAAGTGAAAATCTCATTTTCtttgttgaatttttaaatatgataaaaatgttataatactttattaaatcatttaactcgaggaataataaaaaatatgataaacatatcatgttattctttaatttcaaatatatatatatatatatatatatatatctaaaaatatttgtttgaacAATTTTAATCCTTCCTAATAAAAGTCATCATTTTCGTGATGAAAGATTATCAAATATCAATTATACAAGACTTAATAATTGTGAATagtcattattattaattaaaaaatatattaaataatcaaattaaaaggagttcaaaatattgaaataagatTAGAAAAGATAATAAtagtagaaaaaaattattatatagattttttttcaaaattcaaaccctaaatcctaCAAAATTCATGAATATGAAAAACCTCATTGTTAGAAAGCAATTCATCCATGTCATCTTATAGTTCGTCATCTATAGCAAGTATGTATTGGAGAAATGTCTTACCCTCATCCaagcttaaatttttttttccactCATCAATTAACCTTAATATATCattgattacatcatcaattaTAGAAACAATATAATAGTTATCATTATTGATTTCATCATAAGTTATAGAAATGTTATCATTGTTATCATTGTTTTGGTTAGCCATTATTCTTCTCTCTTTCTCCATCAATGATCACTTAAACtcaatattatttcttttgtaacTCAAGACAAACTATACATCAACTCAATTAATATATTCACAAATAACCACAATTTTGATAATACATGTTGTATAAGTTGATATGTTgtaattcttatattttttgtGGTTGTATTGAAAAATTTGGGGTAAGACAAAGTCGTTGTTCTTTATTAATGAAACTAGGAACAACACCCATGTTAATGTTATCTAGGGTTACGTCATGGATactttttctcttcttatttttctttaggCCATTTTGATGATGTCTATATTTTTTAGCGTGACTTGCAATTTGAGTTGAAGTTTTTGATGGAATGTAACATTTTGAAATGCTTTTCCAATCTCCTGAGCTACACTTTTGGAGTCCAATAAGAAATAACCTGTAATGAAAAACCTCAAAGTTAATTCAtcaaaaactttaatttaaattcGATCTTACAAAAATGTATTTGTAActtaatatttatatctaattttatacattaaaaaataagactAAAAAGTTGAtctcataattaataataaattcatcaaatttaacatcaaatttaataaaatatattatatttctataaaacacatttttttaattaaaattgaataaccTCACACTAGCTCTTGGAATTTTTAGCCATTTATATATCCAATATAACAATATAACGTAGAaacaaggaaaataaaatactaGAATTTCATTGAAAATGTACCTATGTTCATTTTCTGTCCGGCGCTCATAATGCTTGTGATGTGACTTCGATACGGGAGGTGTTGAGTGTTTTAAATAGTTAGGCATTTGAACCCAACCAGACGGAACATGTTCGAATATAATAGTGTTTGGTGATATGGCAGAAACATGAGTGGCAGGAACCGTTGAAGGAGTAGGAGCGTGATTGTAACCAAATATATTAGGGGAAATAGGTTGAGTGGTTAGTGTAGAAAACTCATAAGCAAATCCCCCATTATCCTTAAATGATGTAGATTTATGAGGTGAAACATTTGATATAGAGACCGTACTTGCTCCAATACAAACCTTTATAGAAGAAGATGTTCAAAGTTGAAGTTATTAAAATCATCAATCTagtcataaaaatattaaattgagtATCCTAACTTATGAAACTACAAAaattttactttcaaaattaataacatttggTATGATGAAAATGTTTTAGCTCTCAaagattttaagaaaaatatataatatgttaaCAACTTTCACTATATCTAATAATgatgtcatatatatatatatattgaataattttaatatatcctattaaattcataattttcGTGATGAAACATTATCAAATATCAATTATATAAGATGATTATGTGAGTCCTCAttatcattaattaaaatattatatgaataattaaattaaaagttgttcaaaatattgaaataaaattagaaaatgataataagaataggaaaaaaaaatcatattgaaAATATTGTTAAACTCAATTTTAAACCTTAGattctaaaaaatattgagAAGAATTTGTAGATATAAAATACCTCATTAGTAGTAGAAATCAATTCGTAACCACTGAAGCCAAACATCTTATTGAAATCATCATCAATTATAAAAACTACGTTATCGTCTTTTTTCCACTCATTAGTGAACCCTACTATCCTATcgatttcataataaaaaaaatgacatcAGTATTATCATTATTGATTTCACAATCAATTATAGAAATGACATCATTGTTTTGGTTAGTCATTATTCTTCTCTCCTTTTCAAGAATAATCACTTAaactcaatattatttttttttctctatgt
Proteins encoded in this region:
- the LOC137831377 gene encoding E3 ubiquitin-protein ligase At4g11680-like, whose product is MASFPSNSASEHSMAGAQNSHPQASSPSFMTRVAMRVSRSRWFTFLRRVFHYQNGPRSDLGSNPFNSSTWMMLELIALVLQITITTLTLAISKSEKPIWPMRVWLAGYDIGCVLNLLLLCGRYYQLHVTQGGGLNLSDLEQQRNNEESSVLRSSHLMDKCRSSLELFFAIWFVMGNVWAFDSRLGSFQQAPKLQVLCMILLGWNAICYSFPFLLFLLLCCCVPLMSTLLGYNMSMGSSARGASDDQISEIPSWRYKGAHTNLDFANDSQTTQRLINDDPECCICLAKYKDKEEVRQLPCSHLFHLKCVDQWLRIISCCPLCKQGLQR